One Alicyclobacillus acidoterrestris DNA window includes the following coding sequences:
- the der gene encoding ribosome biogenesis GTPase Der, which produces MAAPVVAIVGRANVGKSTLFNRIIGERLSIVEDIPGVTRDRLYATGDWNGVTFHLIDTGGIEMDESDEMENLIRVQAQLAIDEADVIIFLVDGRAGLTVQDEYVAEFLRRSKKPVVLGVNKLDHFSHHAQSYEFYSLGFGDPIPVSAEHGTGTGDLLDAVVDLVPPSEPEETDEDTIRIAFIGRPNVGKSSLVNRLVGENRVMVSDVAGTTRDAIDTPLEFEGQKYVLVDTAGVRRRGKVYENIERYSVLRAMRAIERADVCFVVIDGKRGIAEQDKKVAGYALDAGCATAFLVNKWDIVDKDDKTAHRFEQEIRSHFPFMRWAPVLFVSALTGQRVTRILHIAKEIAENHVMRVQTSALNRVLADAQISVAPPSTKGRRLKLYYGTQASVKPPTFIIFVNDQELSHFSYERYLENQLREAFGFVGTPIRIRMRTRSQTSED; this is translated from the coding sequence ATGGCTGCACCAGTCGTCGCGATTGTCGGTCGCGCAAATGTGGGAAAGTCAACTTTATTCAATCGCATTATCGGTGAGCGGCTTTCGATTGTGGAGGATATTCCTGGCGTGACGCGGGATCGCTTGTATGCGACAGGCGACTGGAATGGTGTTACATTCCACTTGATAGACACCGGTGGAATTGAGATGGACGAGTCAGATGAGATGGAAAATCTCATCCGCGTCCAAGCACAATTGGCGATTGATGAGGCCGATGTCATTATCTTCCTCGTCGATGGCAGGGCCGGGTTGACCGTACAGGATGAGTATGTCGCAGAGTTTTTGCGCCGGTCCAAAAAGCCGGTGGTACTCGGCGTCAACAAATTAGATCATTTTTCGCATCACGCGCAGAGCTATGAGTTCTATAGTTTGGGTTTTGGCGACCCCATTCCGGTTTCTGCGGAGCACGGTACCGGTACCGGCGATTTGCTGGATGCAGTTGTCGATCTCGTTCCGCCCTCGGAGCCTGAAGAAACGGATGAGGACACCATTCGCATCGCTTTTATTGGTCGTCCGAACGTTGGCAAGTCAAGCTTGGTGAACCGCTTGGTCGGCGAAAATCGAGTCATGGTCAGCGATGTGGCTGGCACGACCCGAGACGCTATCGATACCCCGTTGGAATTTGAGGGACAAAAGTACGTGCTCGTCGATACGGCGGGCGTTCGGCGCCGGGGGAAGGTCTACGAGAACATCGAACGCTATAGTGTCTTGCGCGCGATGCGGGCGATTGAGCGGGCCGACGTATGTTTTGTCGTGATCGACGGGAAACGGGGCATTGCCGAACAGGATAAAAAAGTTGCAGGCTATGCGCTGGACGCAGGCTGTGCGACAGCTTTTCTCGTCAATAAGTGGGATATAGTTGACAAAGACGACAAGACGGCGCATCGTTTTGAACAGGAGATTCGCAGTCATTTTCCGTTTATGCGGTGGGCTCCCGTCTTGTTTGTGTCGGCGTTGACCGGACAGCGCGTTACGAGAATTCTACACATCGCCAAGGAAATCGCGGAGAACCACGTGATGCGGGTACAAACTTCCGCGTTGAACCGCGTTTTGGCCGATGCTCAGATTTCCGTTGCCCCTCCGTCGACCAAAGGTCGCCGGTTGAAGCTGTACTATGGTACACAGGCGTCTGTAAAGCCGCCAACGTTCATCATCTTCGTCAACGACCAGGAGCTGTCTCACTTTTCCTATGAACGGTATCTGGAGAATCAACTCCGAGAAGCGTTTGGATTTGTGGGGACACCGATACGGATTCGCATGCGAACTCGCTCACAGACGTCTGAGGATTAA
- a CDS encoding NAD(P)H-dependent glycerol-3-phosphate dehydrogenase codes for MKAAVLGAGSWGTALANILAQNGHETTIWGRDKQVVEGMNTHRENSRYLPGAALSPALLASDNLSVALDGAELVLLSVPSRAVPELLHEALPYISSSALVAHAVKGFIRPDNQRISEYIASRLDNPDKRLAVISGPSHAEEVIRQVPTTVVVASKSQSTAEMVQDALMNAAFRVYTQADIVGVELGGTLKNIIALGVGMADGLGLGDNTKAALMTRGLAEMTRLGIALGASPLTFSGLAGIGDLIVTCTSTHSRNFRAGRLLASGLSLEETLARIGMAVEGVGTTFAAFDLAQGVGVELPITAVLKQVLEGVCSAEEAVCKLMQRDKNHEMEDVGQPIIAHEWQYP; via the coding sequence GTGAAAGCAGCTGTGTTAGGTGCTGGAAGCTGGGGGACGGCGCTGGCCAACATCCTGGCTCAAAATGGCCATGAAACGACTATCTGGGGACGCGACAAGCAGGTGGTCGAGGGCATGAATACACACCGAGAAAACAGTCGATATCTGCCTGGTGCTGCCTTGTCGCCAGCACTGTTGGCCAGCGATAATTTGTCAGTCGCTTTAGATGGGGCAGAGCTGGTCCTCTTGTCGGTTCCATCGCGTGCTGTACCAGAGTTGCTCCACGAGGCGCTGCCATACATATCGTCGAGCGCACTTGTCGCTCACGCCGTCAAGGGGTTTATTCGGCCGGACAACCAGCGGATCAGCGAATACATAGCGTCCAGGTTAGATAATCCGGATAAGCGTTTGGCCGTGATTTCAGGTCCTTCCCACGCCGAAGAAGTGATTCGTCAAGTGCCGACCACGGTGGTCGTCGCGAGCAAAAGCCAGTCCACCGCGGAAATGGTTCAGGATGCGCTGATGAATGCGGCGTTTCGAGTCTATACACAGGCTGACATCGTCGGTGTCGAGCTAGGTGGGACGCTGAAGAATATCATTGCGCTCGGTGTTGGAATGGCAGACGGGTTAGGGCTTGGTGACAATACGAAAGCTGCATTGATGACGCGTGGACTTGCGGAGATGACGCGGTTGGGCATCGCGCTCGGCGCTTCACCATTGACCTTCTCAGGCTTGGCCGGGATTGGCGACTTGATTGTCACCTGTACCAGCACGCACAGTCGAAATTTTCGCGCCGGACGCCTGCTGGCCTCTGGATTGTCACTAGAGGAGACGCTTGCGCGAATTGGTATGGCGGTGGAGGGGGTTGGAACCACCTTTGCTGCTTTTGACTTGGCACAGGGTGTCGGGGTTGAACTCCCGATTACGGCCGTTTTGAAACAGGTGCTGGAAGGGGTATGTTCCGCAGAAGAAGCTGTTTGCAAGCTGATGCAGCGGGACAAGAATCACGAGATGGAGGACGTAGGCCAACCCATCATCGCGCATGAATGGCAATATCCCTGA
- a CDS encoding PepSY1/2 domain-containing protein produces the protein MLHRATWVAAGVLAVVAVGTTVGYWGYDQKQQKDAFARAAQTQYESSFHHLVNDVRDMRTELAKSMLTQDHASFDTHLSDISRLCYAAEASLGRLPSDITPSSNLQAYLHRVDSQVQGWMKHDKTPGDKDVRQSLNTLYAQSGTFVSQLGQIQSQLGNQVDAWATGAKSGQTVGFATDGLRRVDRQVASFADNPLPQAPKPTAGANQTLQKQPKITANQAIKSVAKVAGVSGTGWQAKLYRGGSPTAYFNVKGNVQNRHISAEVSQYGGHLLTYYDDRPVKSSKYDFATAASDATKWLKAEGYGPVQRTNAMQYDHAAMFTFAPLVNGIPVIGQPISVHIALDNGHVVGFNAAQVYANPVGKVPAAKLTVTQLRKRLSPDFEVKMAKQVIVQDENRNYIPAAAFYGTMKQETYCIVLSAIDGAEVKIDHLT, from the coding sequence ATGTTGCACCGAGCTACGTGGGTAGCGGCCGGCGTTCTGGCTGTCGTGGCGGTCGGAACGACGGTCGGGTACTGGGGTTATGATCAAAAGCAGCAGAAAGACGCGTTCGCCCGTGCCGCACAAACGCAATATGAATCTTCGTTTCACCACCTGGTCAATGACGTTCGGGATATGCGGACCGAATTGGCGAAATCCATGCTTACACAAGATCACGCGTCGTTCGATACGCACCTGAGCGACATCTCGCGTTTGTGTTATGCAGCAGAAGCCAGCCTTGGCAGATTGCCATCCGACATCACACCATCGAGTAACTTGCAGGCGTATTTGCATCGCGTCGACAGTCAAGTACAGGGCTGGATGAAACACGACAAGACCCCAGGAGACAAGGACGTGCGGCAGTCGCTCAACACACTGTACGCGCAATCTGGTACATTTGTCAGCCAACTCGGTCAAATTCAATCGCAGCTTGGCAATCAGGTGGACGCTTGGGCGACAGGCGCCAAGTCTGGGCAGACGGTGGGCTTTGCCACCGATGGGTTGCGTCGGGTTGACCGGCAAGTCGCCTCATTTGCCGACAATCCGCTGCCACAAGCACCGAAGCCAACAGCAGGCGCGAATCAGACGCTGCAAAAGCAGCCCAAGATTACGGCCAACCAAGCCATCAAATCTGTCGCGAAAGTTGCGGGTGTGTCCGGAACAGGGTGGCAGGCTAAGTTGTATCGTGGCGGATCGCCGACGGCTTATTTTAACGTCAAAGGCAATGTGCAGAATCGGCACATTTCGGCAGAGGTGAGTCAGTACGGTGGACATTTGTTGACGTATTACGATGATAGACCTGTCAAGAGCAGTAAATACGATTTTGCGACGGCGGCTTCAGATGCGACAAAGTGGTTGAAGGCAGAGGGGTATGGGCCTGTTCAGCGGACCAATGCGATGCAGTACGATCACGCCGCCATGTTCACCTTCGCACCACTCGTGAATGGGATTCCGGTGATTGGACAGCCGATTTCAGTGCATATCGCGCTGGATAACGGTCACGTGGTCGGCTTTAACGCCGCGCAAGTATACGCGAATCCTGTCGGCAAAGTACCGGCTGCCAAATTGACGGTCACGCAATTGCGCAAGCGCCTCAGCCCTGATTTCGAGGTGAAGATGGCGAAGCAAGTCATCGTTCAGGACGAGAACCGCAACTATATTCCGGCCGCTGCGTTTTATGGAACGATGAAGCAAGAGACGTACTGTATTGTCCTAAGCGCCATCGATGGGGCGGAAGTGAAAATCGATCATCTCACGTAA
- the rpsA gene encoding 30S ribosomal protein S1, translated as MSEDLREMLTDGAVHEGDIVTGEVTAVDDSGVTVALSHGFEGHISPQELSALPGTEPAQVLAVGDNVTAVVVKVDMESGQVTLSKRRAQQADAWNRMQELLESQETFEVVVRDVVKGGLVADVGVRAFIPASLVDRRFVEDLNEFKGQTLRVKVVEVDAEKNKLILSRRAVLEEEQEQRAHDLMSHLEPGQVVEGVVQRLTDFGAFVDVGGADGLVHISELSYSHVDHPSDVVKEGDHVQVRVLRVDPDAGRISLSMKAAQPEPWEQYATQYHAGDVVQGTVKRVVDFGAFVELQPGLEGLVHVSQISNEHVAHPGDVLEPGQEVTVRILSVEPDRRRISLSMREPSAAPAEAASSNRRREPRRQPERQVEAPSSGTGATLGDLFGDLFKK; from the coding sequence ATGTCTGAGGATTTACGCGAAATGCTGACCGACGGCGCCGTACACGAAGGTGATATCGTGACCGGCGAAGTAACAGCCGTTGATGATAGCGGGGTGACGGTTGCGCTTTCCCACGGTTTTGAGGGTCATATCTCGCCACAGGAACTGTCTGCACTACCTGGCACCGAACCGGCGCAGGTGCTTGCTGTTGGCGACAATGTAACAGCTGTCGTGGTCAAAGTGGACATGGAGTCGGGGCAAGTTACGCTGTCGAAGCGCCGCGCACAACAGGCCGATGCGTGGAACCGGATGCAAGAACTGCTCGAGAGCCAGGAGACGTTTGAAGTGGTTGTTCGCGACGTCGTAAAGGGCGGCCTTGTCGCCGACGTTGGCGTCCGGGCATTTATTCCTGCGTCGCTCGTCGACCGCCGCTTTGTCGAAGACCTCAATGAGTTTAAAGGGCAGACGCTGCGCGTGAAGGTCGTAGAAGTGGATGCAGAGAAGAACAAGCTCATCCTGTCGCGTCGTGCGGTGCTGGAAGAAGAACAAGAACAACGGGCGCACGATTTGATGTCTCATCTTGAACCAGGTCAAGTCGTTGAAGGTGTCGTACAGCGTTTGACCGATTTCGGTGCGTTCGTCGATGTTGGTGGCGCAGATGGATTGGTACACATCTCCGAGCTGTCCTATAGCCACGTAGATCATCCTTCCGACGTCGTCAAGGAAGGCGACCACGTACAGGTTCGCGTCCTTCGTGTAGACCCGGATGCTGGTCGTATCTCGCTTTCTATGAAGGCAGCACAGCCAGAACCTTGGGAACAGTACGCGACCCAATACCACGCAGGTGACGTCGTTCAGGGGACGGTCAAACGTGTCGTGGATTTCGGTGCGTTTGTCGAACTTCAACCAGGTCTCGAAGGGCTGGTTCACGTTTCACAAATTTCGAACGAACACGTGGCACATCCTGGTGATGTATTGGAGCCGGGTCAAGAAGTCACCGTTCGTATTCTGAGTGTCGAGCCGGATCGTCGAAGGATTTCGCTGTCTATGCGGGAACCAAGTGCTGCTCCAGCGGAGGCGGCTTCCTCCAATCGTCGACGCGAGCCTCGCCGCCAACCAGAGCGCCAGGTAGAAGCTCCGTCTTCAGGGACCGGTGCAACACTGGGCGATTTGTTTGGGGACTTGTTCAAAAAATAA
- the plsY gene encoding glycerol-3-phosphate 1-O-acyltransferase PlsY, whose amino-acid sequence MVLWCILSIIIAYLIGSISTSTIVVKMVSGKDIRQFGSGNAGATNTSRVLGTKWGIAVLVIDALKGMIALSIVSALAHANPVALALSAIAVVVGHNWPIYFGFRGGKGIATTIGVLLWMAPLMTIIAGILCLVVIALTRYVSLGSLIFAILIPILLGVWAPSHEAALWASIVLALLSIYSHRQNIGRLLRGSERKLFDKTSDHL is encoded by the coding sequence ATCGTATTGTGGTGTATTTTGAGTATTATCATTGCTTACCTCATTGGATCGATATCGACGTCGACCATTGTGGTGAAGATGGTGTCTGGAAAAGACATTCGGCAGTTTGGGAGCGGTAACGCTGGAGCGACGAACACGTCGCGTGTGTTGGGCACGAAGTGGGGAATTGCAGTTCTCGTGATTGATGCGCTGAAAGGGATGATTGCCCTCTCAATTGTCTCTGCGCTCGCGCACGCCAATCCAGTGGCACTTGCACTCAGTGCCATTGCGGTGGTTGTCGGTCACAATTGGCCCATTTATTTTGGATTTCGCGGCGGCAAGGGCATCGCAACCACCATCGGCGTGTTGCTGTGGATGGCTCCGCTGATGACTATCATAGCGGGCATTCTTTGTCTGGTGGTCATTGCTCTGACGCGCTACGTCTCGCTAGGCTCTTTGATTTTCGCCATTCTCATTCCAATTCTTCTGGGGGTTTGGGCCCCGTCGCATGAGGCGGCGCTCTGGGCTTCCATCGTTCTGGCCTTGCTGTCCATTTACAGCCACCGTCAGAATATCGGGAGACTCCTTCGGGGAAGCGAACGTAAACTCTTCGACAAAACGAGTGATCACTTGTGA
- a CDS encoding lysophospholipid acyltransferase family protein: protein MSAKVPDLRKKTPMFRAARHVVYLFFQLTYRPKVEGLERVPMYDGIIVASNHLSNLDPPLIGICLPRFIQYMGKIELFRIPLLGTLFKALGAFPIRRGQVDKKALRTAIDIVKSGGCLLMFPEGHRSKTGELGPFAPGVATIARKSGGYVVPTAICGPYRLFRPIVVRFGEPIAAEGMSSEELTRLTRVRIQELLDGRDG, encoded by the coding sequence ATGTCCGCTAAGGTTCCTGACCTACGCAAGAAGACGCCGATGTTTCGTGCGGCGCGCCATGTCGTATACCTGTTCTTTCAACTTACATACCGGCCGAAAGTAGAAGGTTTGGAACGCGTTCCGATGTATGATGGCATCATTGTCGCATCGAACCATCTAAGCAATCTTGACCCACCACTGATTGGCATCTGCCTTCCGCGTTTTATTCAATACATGGGCAAAATTGAATTGTTTCGCATCCCGCTTTTAGGCACCCTGTTTAAAGCCCTTGGAGCATTTCCGATCCGCCGCGGACAGGTTGACAAAAAGGCGCTGCGAACGGCCATTGACATTGTCAAATCGGGTGGTTGTCTGTTGATGTTCCCCGAGGGCCACAGGTCGAAAACGGGGGAGTTAGGCCCATTTGCGCCCGGCGTCGCCACCATTGCGCGCAAATCTGGCGGGTACGTGGTGCCGACAGCTATCTGCGGACCGTATCGACTGTTTCGTCCGATTGTCGTCCGTTTTGGCGAACCCATCGCGGCAGAGGGGATGTCTTCGGAAGAATTGACCAGGTTGACGCGCGTTCGAATTCAGGAACTTCTCGATGGACGTGACGGATAA
- a CDS encoding DUF512 domain-containing protein, which produces MPKIKEVKPGSLAEELDLQPGDELIRINGTTINDIVDLQFALADETIDMEIKRANGEIWQIEVDKDYDEGLGVEWEHPTVDRVHLCHNKCVFCFVDQIPGQMRKTLNVRDDDYRLSFLHGNFVTLTNLKDGELERIVRLKMSPLNISVHTTNPTLRVRMLGNKKSGEILNQIAYLAEHGIEMNTQIVLCPEWNDGEELDRTIRELAPFYPAVRTLSVVPVGLTRHRRGLHKLRGCTPEEARTVVNQIRAWQEKLRPELHTSFVHAADEFYVLANEPVPPSDYYDDFSQTENGVGVIRTFLDEMDEALPRAPKTLSTARRKVGIVTSVSAEKTIRESLARLDGVHGLHYEVFPVVNNFYGNNVSVAGLLTGTDIMAQLAGKVAHLDTVLVPDIMLKDDDDICLDDYRIEDIERALKTDITVVPATGTGLVFGTLGYTQALPPRRRYEATLRSMAQAQ; this is translated from the coding sequence ATGCCAAAAATTAAAGAAGTGAAACCTGGCTCTTTGGCAGAGGAACTTGATCTGCAGCCTGGTGATGAACTGATTCGTATCAATGGGACGACCATTAATGATATTGTAGATCTCCAGTTTGCGCTCGCCGACGAGACGATTGATATGGAAATCAAACGCGCCAACGGAGAGATATGGCAAATTGAAGTCGATAAAGATTATGATGAGGGTTTAGGTGTCGAATGGGAACATCCGACAGTGGACCGCGTGCACTTGTGTCACAATAAGTGTGTGTTTTGCTTCGTTGATCAGATTCCTGGGCAGATGCGCAAGACGCTCAACGTTCGTGATGACGACTACCGGTTGTCATTTCTGCACGGCAATTTCGTGACGCTCACGAACTTGAAAGACGGTGAGTTGGAACGCATTGTTCGACTCAAAATGTCACCGCTCAATATTTCGGTGCACACCACCAATCCGACGCTGCGCGTGCGGATGCTTGGGAATAAGAAGTCAGGCGAAATTCTCAATCAAATTGCCTATCTCGCCGAGCACGGCATTGAAATGAATACGCAAATTGTGTTGTGTCCGGAATGGAACGACGGTGAGGAGTTGGATAGGACGATTCGGGAGTTGGCACCGTTTTATCCAGCTGTGCGGACGCTATCCGTGGTACCTGTCGGCTTGACGCGCCACCGTCGCGGGTTGCATAAACTGCGTGGTTGCACACCCGAGGAGGCGCGCACGGTCGTTAATCAGATTCGCGCATGGCAAGAAAAACTGCGCCCTGAACTGCACACGTCATTCGTCCATGCTGCGGATGAGTTTTATGTGCTGGCCAATGAACCTGTGCCGCCGAGCGACTACTATGATGATTTTTCGCAGACCGAAAACGGCGTAGGGGTCATTCGTACGTTCTTGGACGAAATGGATGAAGCTCTTCCGCGAGCGCCAAAGACGCTGTCGACGGCTCGCCGCAAAGTGGGCATCGTGACCAGTGTGTCAGCGGAGAAGACCATCCGCGAATCATTGGCGCGCCTGGATGGAGTGCATGGCTTGCATTATGAGGTGTTTCCTGTAGTAAACAACTTTTACGGGAATAATGTCTCCGTAGCTGGCCTGCTGACAGGCACGGATATTATGGCTCAATTGGCAGGTAAAGTCGCGCACCTCGATACGGTGCTCGTACCAGATATTATGTTGAAGGATGACGACGATATCTGTTTGGACGACTATCGGATAGAAGATATTGAACGTGCTTTGAAAACGGATATTACGGTCGTCCCGGCTACCGGTACTGGATTGGTATTTGGTACCTTGGGGTATACGCAAGCACTGCCGCCGCGCCGTCGCTATGAGGCGACGCTGCGCAGTATGGCACAAGCTCAGTAA
- the cmk gene encoding (d)CMP kinase, with amino-acid sequence MSPISVAIDGPAGAGKSTVAKLVAERLNFLYIDTGAMYRAVAYLCNKEQVDCSDGAAVSHLLRNHDFRFEEGHDMNLQVYIDGEDVTAHLRNPGVSKLVSLVAALPEVRSRLTEWQRAFAVTHSVVMDGRDIGTVVLPHATVKVFLTANVEERARRRLKEYQEQGFDISLGELIQSMAERDRLDSEREVAPLSIADDAVKIDSTGKTINGVVEEILRLVENAHVR; translated from the coding sequence ATGTCACCAATCAGCGTCGCTATCGACGGGCCGGCAGGAGCGGGAAAAAGCACTGTCGCAAAACTTGTGGCCGAGCGTCTAAATTTTTTGTACATAGACACAGGGGCCATGTACCGTGCTGTCGCCTATTTGTGCAACAAGGAGCAGGTGGATTGCTCGGATGGGGCGGCTGTTTCCCATTTGCTGCGCAATCACGATTTTCGCTTCGAAGAAGGGCATGACATGAATCTTCAGGTCTACATCGATGGAGAAGATGTAACCGCCCACTTGCGCAACCCGGGTGTGAGCAAGTTAGTTTCGCTCGTCGCCGCCTTGCCGGAAGTGAGATCTCGCTTAACGGAGTGGCAACGTGCCTTTGCGGTGACACACTCAGTGGTGATGGACGGGCGGGACATTGGCACGGTCGTTTTGCCGCATGCGACTGTCAAGGTGTTTTTGACCGCCAATGTAGAAGAGCGAGCCCGGCGACGATTGAAGGAGTACCAGGAACAAGGATTTGATATTTCACTTGGGGAATTGATTCAGTCGATGGCTGAACGGGACAGGTTGGATAGCGAACGCGAGGTGGCACCTCTATCTATCGCCGACGACGCGGTCAAAATCGACTCCACCGGGAAAACCATCAATGGCGTGGTTGAGGAAATTTTGCGCTTGGTGGAGAATGCCCATGTCCGCTAA
- a CDS encoding flagellar brake protein: protein MPVRPTVGTTVRIKLGPHDTDAYKSRVADIDEQFLYIDIPVNPRSGRELEIHVDDELIVEYAASANEIYRYTAQSHGIAYIPTPALRLISPVVAKGLERIQRREFFRVSIDTTVQLTRVEDGTSNQMQSVDISGGGLAVKARGQVPYRPNDIVEVSLVLPYTEYVLHARCRIVRLAADEQTHECIVSMAFENIREREREQIVRYTFMRQRALKQQQR from the coding sequence ATGCCGGTGAGGCCCACAGTGGGTACCACAGTTCGTATCAAATTGGGACCTCATGACACGGACGCCTACAAGTCGCGTGTTGCAGACATCGATGAGCAGTTCCTGTATATCGACATACCCGTAAATCCGCGGTCCGGGCGAGAATTGGAGATTCACGTAGACGACGAGCTGATTGTCGAGTACGCGGCATCGGCCAATGAGATATACCGTTACACGGCGCAGTCACATGGCATTGCGTACATTCCAACACCAGCCCTGCGATTGATTTCACCCGTTGTCGCGAAGGGGTTGGAACGTATCCAGCGCCGCGAGTTCTTCCGCGTATCGATTGATACAACCGTCCAATTGACGCGTGTGGAGGATGGGACGAGCAATCAGATGCAGAGCGTCGATATCAGCGGTGGTGGGCTCGCGGTGAAGGCGCGTGGGCAGGTGCCATATCGCCCAAACGACATCGTGGAGGTCAGTTTGGTGCTGCCGTATACCGAATATGTGTTACACGCGCGATGTCGTATCGTGCGCCTGGCGGCAGACGAGCAGACCCATGAGTGTATCGTGTCAATGGCATTTGAAAACATTCGTGAGCGAGAGCGCGAGCAGATTGTCCGTTACACGTTTATGCGCCAACGCGCATTAAAGCAACAACAGCGCTGA
- the sleB gene encoding spore cortex-lytic enzyme, translating into MVRRGFVFLRLFISVIALSVVIPTVHPTPVGAFTARNLMYGSQGYDVDELQSRLRLLGYYWGDIDGDFGWKTYWAVRTFQYNFGMKVTGEVDMATKLKLVKATPNWHYQGSSGGNSSASTAESSSASGGSTGGSTTSSTAASAGASANFPASVNGLDQSDLNLMAHVVYGEARGESFEGEVAIAAVILNRLHSDKFPNTVPGIVYSPGAFSCVDDGQVNLTPDATAKKAVMEAVDGWDPTHGALFYFNPAKTSNAFMWSRPEIITIGNHIFTD; encoded by the coding sequence ATGGTGCGGCGAGGATTTGTCTTTTTACGGTTGTTTATCTCCGTGATTGCGTTGTCGGTGGTGATTCCCACCGTCCATCCAACGCCCGTCGGCGCGTTTACGGCCCGCAACCTGATGTATGGGAGTCAGGGCTACGATGTCGACGAACTGCAAAGTCGTTTGCGCCTATTGGGATATTACTGGGGCGATATTGATGGTGACTTTGGCTGGAAGACCTATTGGGCCGTGCGGACCTTCCAATACAATTTCGGCATGAAAGTCACAGGTGAAGTCGATATGGCGACCAAGTTGAAATTGGTGAAAGCGACGCCGAATTGGCACTACCAAGGGAGCAGTGGGGGGAATTCATCTGCATCGACAGCCGAGTCGTCTTCTGCTAGTGGTGGGTCAACTGGCGGATCGACGACGTCCTCCACGGCAGCGTCTGCAGGCGCCTCGGCCAACTTCCCAGCGAGTGTCAACGGTCTAGACCAGAGTGATCTCAACCTCATGGCTCATGTGGTCTATGGCGAAGCGCGCGGCGAGTCGTTTGAAGGGGAAGTCGCGATTGCTGCGGTCATCCTCAATCGTTTACACAGTGACAAATTTCCGAACACGGTACCAGGCATCGTCTATAGTCCGGGCGCGTTTTCCTGCGTAGACGATGGGCAAGTGAACTTGACGCCAGACGCAACGGCGAAAAAGGCAGTGATGGAAGCGGTCGATGGTTGGGATCCGACACATGGAGCGCTGTTTTACTTTAATCCGGCCAAGACCAGCAATGCCTTTATGTGGTCGCGACCAGAAATCATCACCATCGGGAACCATATATTCACAGATTGA